A window of the Bos indicus x Bos taurus breed Angus x Brahman F1 hybrid chromosome X, Bos_hybrid_MaternalHap_v2.0, whole genome shotgun sequence genome harbors these coding sequences:
- the ZIC3 gene encoding zinc finger protein ZIC 3 isoform X1, whose translation MTMLLDGGPQFPGLGVGSFGAPRHHEMPNREPAGIGLTPFGDSPHAAAAAAAAFKLSPAAAHDLSSGQSSAFTPQGSGYANALGHHHHHHHHHHHAGQVPSYGGAASAAFNSTRDFLFRQRGSGLGEAASGGGQHGLFAGSASSLHAPAGISEPPGYLLFPGLHDQGAGHPSPTGHVDNNQVHLGLRGELFGRADPYRPVASPRTDPYTAGAQFPNYSPMNMNMGVNVAAHHGPGAFFRYMRQPIKQELSCKWIDEAQLSRPKKSCDRTFSTMHELVTHVTMEHVGGPEQNNHVCYWEECPREGKSFKAKYKLVNHIRVHTGEKPFPCPFPGCGKIFARSENLKIHKRTHTGEKPFKCEFEGCDRRFANSSDRKKHMHVHTSDKPYICKVCDKSYTHPSSLRKHMKVHESQGSDSSPAASSGYESSTPPAIASANSKDTTKTPSAVQTSTSHNPGLPPNFNEWYV comes from the exons ATGACGATGCTCCTGGACGGAGGCCCGCAGTTCCCAGGACTGGGAGTGGGCAGCTTCGGCGCGCCGCGCCACCACGAGATGCCCAACCGCGAGCCGGCGGGCATAGGGCTGACTCCTTTCGGGGACTCGCCccacgccgccgccgccgccgccgccgccttcaAGCTGAGCCCCGCGGCGGCTCACGATCTGTCTTCTGGCCAGAGCTCGGCGTTCACGCCGCAGGGTTCGGGTTACGCCAACGCCCTgggccatcatcaccaccaccatcaccaccatcaccacgcCGGCCAGGTGCCCAGCTACGGCGGAGCCGCCTCCGCCGCCTTCAACTCCACGCGCGACTTTCTGTTCCGCCAGCGCGGCTCCGGGCTCGGCGAGGCGGCCTCGGGTGGCGGGCAGCACGGGCTCTTCGCCGGCTCGGCGAGTAGCCTGCACGCTCCGGCTGGCATCTCTGAGCCCCCTGGCTACCTGCTCTTCCCCGGGCTGCACGACCAAGGCGCTGGGCACCCGTCGCCCACCGGGCACGTGGACAACAACCAGGTCCACCTGGGGCTGCGCGGGGAGCTGTTCGGCCGCGCTGACCCGTACCGCCCGGTGGCCAGCCCGCGCACGGACCCCTACACGGCCGGCGCGCAGTTCCCGAACTACAGCCCCATGAACATGAACATGGGCGTGAACGTGGCGGCCCACCACGGGCCCGGCGCCTTCTTCCGTTACATGCGACAGCCCATCAAGCAGGAGCTGTCGTGCAAGTGGATCGACGAGGCTCAGCTGAGCCGGCCCAAGAAGAGCTGTGACCGGACCTTCAGCACCATGCACGAGCTGGTGACACATGTCACCATGGAGCATGTGGGGGGCCCGGAGCAGAACAACCACGTCTGCTATTGGGAGGAGTGCCCCCGCGAGGGCAAGTCTTTCAAGGCGAAGTACAAACTGGTCAATCACATTCGGGTgcacacgggcgagaagccctTCCCGTGCCCCTTCCCGGGCTGCGGGAAGATCTTCGCTCGCTCCGAGAACCTCAAGATCCACAAGAGGACCCACACAG GTGAGAAACCTTTTAAATGTGAATTTGAAGGCTGTGACAGACGCTTTGCCAACAGCAGCGACCGCAAGAagcacatgcatgtgcacaccTCGGACAAGCCCTATATCTGCAAAGTGTGCGACAAGTCCTACACGCACCCGAGCTCCCTGCGCAAGCACATGAAG GTTCATGAATCTCAAGGGTCAGATTCCTCCCCTGCTGCCAGTTCAGGCTATGAATCTTCCACTCCACCCGCTATAGCTTCTGCAAACAGTAAAGATACCACTAAAACCCCTTCTGCAGTTCAAACTAGCACCAGCCACAACCCTGGACTTCCTCCCAATTTTAACGAATGGTACGTCTGA